CAAGTCCCTCCACGACGCCGACCGCTCGGCCATCATCCCAACCAAAGCGCTCAACCTCCTGCTCCGCCTCTTCGACGACGCCGAGCAGACCGTCAAGGTCAAGGTGCAGGACAGCCAGATCCTGTTTGCGACGGACGAGGCCGTGCTCGCCTGCAACCTGGTCGAGGGCAACTTCCCGCCGTACAAGGACGTCATCCCCAAGGACGGCGACAAGAAGGCGACGATCCCGACGGACATCTTCATCTCCGCCGTGCGTCGTGCCGGGCTCTTGACCAATGAAGAGAGCAAGGGTGTTCGTATGTCGTTCGACAACGGCAAACTCGTCATCACCAGCCGGGCCCCCGAGATGGGCGAGGCGGAGATCAAGGTCGACCTGCCCGAGTACACCGGCGAAGCGATCGAAGTCGGCTTCAACCCCGCGTACCTGCTCGACGCGCTGAAAGTCGTCGACGAAAACCAGGTACACCTGGACATGAAGGCGACGAACAAGCCCGGCGTCCTGCGGACGGGACCGAACTTTTTGTATGTGGTGATGCCGGTGAATCTGCAGTAGGGGTTAGGCGCTAGGGCCTATGGCTTAGGCGGAAAGCATCATGTCAGACCAAATCGATGTAAAAACGCGAGATGAGTTCTTAGCATTGGTTAAGGAAGTGCTATCTGACCGCGAGTACATTGAGGGCTGTGAGAATCACACGACAGAGCGTTTTCTGGAAGCGTTGGTAGCTTGGCTTACTGACGCCCATGATATGGACTTCGGCGATGGCGTTCCCCTTGATACCGAATCACCCTCTTGGCAACTCTTTGGCAAGGCAATTTATGCCGCGACAGCGTATGAGTAACTGAGTTACCTAAGCCCTAGGCCCTAACCACTAGCAACTCACACCCATGACCTTCTCCTGGACCGACATCGACGAGATCGCGTACCAGCTCACCGAGCACCACGGCGGGGTGGACCCGACTGCCATCAAGTTCACCGATCTGCGCAAGCTGGTCGAGGGGCTCGACGGTTTTGAGCCCGAGCCCGGGCAGTCGGTGAATGAGCAGATCCTGGAGGCGATCCAGCAGGCGTGGATCGAGGAGCGGGAGGACGCCGGGCTGGGCGGCGCGTCGGGGGATCACGACGAGGATGAGGATGACAACGGGTACACGCCGAACAACCCGTATCGGTAGGGCTTGCGTTCTGTCTGTCGCCGCGCAACGTTTGTTTAGCCGTCGCCCAACGGGCGGCGCGTTGTCCTGACCCACGGTCGACGCGCCGCCCGTTGGGCGACGGCAAACGAAAACACCCCCCACCCTCCCGCTTCCGGGGGTCGCTACAATGTGGGGTCCATGAGCGGCGACGCGACCCCCATCCCGGACGGCGGCAATGCGCTGGCAGCAGGCCTGTCGGCCGCGCCGGGCGAGGGCGACGAAGCCGTTGACAACGAGCGGACCGTCATCACCCCCGACATGCTCAACCAGGGCGACCCGCCCACGGGCTGGTTCGGCAAGAAGTACCGCAAGTTCGAGACCTGGCTTACGCTCAAGTCGACCGAGAGCAACCGCTGGCACCGCTTCCTGGCGTGGGTATTCCTGCCGCTGGCGTACCGGTCGGGGATCAAGCTGGGCCGACAGGTCGGCGACGGGTACGAGGCGGTCGTCCCGTTCACGACGTTCAATAAGAACTGGTACAACGCGATGGCCGGGGCCGCGCTGCTCGCCAACTCCGAGGTCGCCGGCGGGATGTACATCTTCAATAAGGTCGGCCCGGACTACACCGTCGTCTGTAAAGAGCTCCACTACAAGTTCCGCCTGCCCTGTCTGGGCCCGGCGATCTACCGCGTCAAGCCCGTCGACGACATCGAAGAGCTCAAACGCCACAAGCTCGAGTTCAACGTCACCGTCGAGATGCACGTCGTCCAGGCGGTCCACCACAAAGACCAGAAAGAGCGCAAAGTCGGCAAGGCCACCGCGACCTTCCACGTCGCGCCCATGGCCAAGCTCCGCGCACGCCAGGCCCAGACGCAGAAGCCGCCGCCCGCGCGGCTGGGGCTGGGCATGGTGTT
The sequence above is a segment of the Phycisphaeraceae bacterium D3-23 genome. Coding sequences within it:
- the iscX gene encoding Fe-S cluster assembly protein IscX, whose amino-acid sequence is MTFSWTDIDEIAYQLTEHHGGVDPTAIKFTDLRKLVEGLDGFEPEPGQSVNEQILEAIQQAWIEEREDAGLGGASGDHDEDEDDNGYTPNNPYR
- the dnaN gene encoding DNA polymerase III subunit beta; the encoded protein is MKVICDRGALVESLNLVGGVVVARTPKPVLTCVKLSAKDDALTLTATDTEVSIHLSTPRVEVSEPGEALIPADKLQQIVRESTDPTLTITTKDDQTQIVGQDSRFKLLGYPAKEFPDAPSFPDDPDFEVSAADLHRLIAMTIFATARENSRYAINGVLMERHNKDLTVVATDGHRLALAKGKCKSLHDADRSAIIPTKALNLLLRLFDDAEQTVKVKVQDSQILFATDEAVLACNLVEGNFPPYKDVIPKDGDKKATIPTDIFISAVRRAGLLTNEESKGVRMSFDNGKLVITSRAPEMGEAEIKVDLPEYTGEAIEVGFNPAYLLDALKVVDENQVHLDMKATNKPGVLRTGPNFLYVVMPVNLQ